Proteins co-encoded in one Ruegeria sp. HKCCD4315 genomic window:
- a CDS encoding extracellular solute-binding protein, with amino-acid sequence MKLQGIAAFACATAISAGSASAGGADLTVFDWSGYEDPGFFASYMEKYGNEAPSYSYFGSQEEAFTKLSSGFTADLAHPCSDAVRKWVAADLIQPLDESKLTNWADVLPEIKEVDAIVLDGQLYMLPFEWGNTGIIYRTDKISGDDISLQLLADPAYAGKIAIPDAASSAYALAALATGNADDYTNLSDEQFKEASDFLRSIHPNMRFYWSDAGQFDQAMTSGEIELGWAWNQSELNLIWNEVPAAMMRDVDKGIATWACGYVHLKSSTTPVDQVYDLLNALTDPASGQYIIDNWGYPHSNAKAFEVADQANIEAYGFSDPKSFFEGSLFFDAVNPELEAKMLAEFERIKAGF; translated from the coding sequence ATGAAACTTCAGGGAATTGCGGCTTTCGCATGTGCGACGGCGATAAGTGCAGGAAGCGCCAGCGCCGGTGGAGCTGATCTGACGGTTTTTGACTGGTCGGGATATGAAGACCCGGGCTTCTTTGCCAGCTACATGGAAAAATACGGGAATGAGGCACCGAGCTATTCCTATTTCGGAAGCCAGGAAGAAGCCTTTACCAAGCTGAGTTCCGGTTTTACTGCTGATCTGGCACATCCTTGTTCCGACGCGGTCAGAAAATGGGTCGCAGCAGATCTGATTCAGCCGCTGGATGAAAGCAAACTGACCAATTGGGCCGATGTACTGCCCGAGATCAAGGAGGTCGACGCCATCGTTCTGGACGGCCAGCTTTACATGTTGCCGTTCGAATGGGGGAACACGGGCATTATCTATCGCACCGACAAGATCTCGGGCGACGATATCTCACTACAATTGCTGGCCGACCCGGCCTATGCCGGTAAGATCGCTATCCCGGATGCCGCATCATCTGCGTATGCGTTAGCGGCGCTGGCTACTGGAAATGCTGACGACTACACCAACTTGAGCGACGAGCAGTTCAAGGAAGCGTCTGACTTCCTGCGCTCGATCCACCCGAACATGCGCTTTTACTGGTCCGACGCAGGTCAGTTTGACCAGGCTATGACCAGCGGCGAGATCGAATTGGGTTGGGCCTGGAACCAGTCAGAACTAAACCTGATCTGGAATGAGGTGCCGGCCGCGATGATGCGAGACGTCGACAAGGGTATCGCGACCTGGGCGTGCGGCTATGTGCATCTGAAATCATCCACGACACCGGTCGATCAGGTCTATGATCTGTTGAACGCGCTTACCGACCCGGCCAGCGGTCAGTACATCATCGACAACTGGGGCTACCCGCATTCCAACGCAAAAGCGTTCGAAGTTGCCGATCAGGCCAACATCGAAGCCTATGGTTTCTCCGATCCAAAAAGCTTCTTCGAGGGCAGTTTGTTCTTTGATGCGGTGAACCCCGAGCTTGAGGCAAAAATGCTGGCGGAGTTTGAACGGATCAAAGCCGGCTTCTGA